Proteins co-encoded in one Halorussus vallis genomic window:
- a CDS encoding group I intron-associated PD-(D/E)XK endonuclease, giving the protein MSERTHPKERGQRSEAAIIFEFVRRGLAVLEPFGDNERYDVVVEEGGEFHRVQIKTGRLENGRVQFETRSSGTLTRAIEKEGYDGQVDVFAVYAPAIEESFVVPIAEAPETTMGLRIEPSKKNSPNINWADEYSVERWVESIRDERSANEPAT; this is encoded by the coding sequence GTGAGCGAGAGAACCCATCCAAAAGAGCGAGGGCAGCGGAGCGAAGCGGCGATCATCTTCGAATTCGTTCGTCGAGGGTTAGCAGTACTAGAACCCTTCGGTGACAACGAACGATACGATGTCGTGGTCGAGGAAGGCGGGGAGTTTCACCGCGTCCAGATAAAAACAGGGAGGTTGGAGAATGGGCGAGTCCAGTTCGAAACACGGAGTTCGGGGACGTTGACCAGAGCCATCGAGAAGGAGGGATACGATGGACAGGTGGACGTGTTCGCGGTTTACGCGCCGGCGATAGAGGAGTCGTTCGTCGTCCCGATAGCCGAAGCGCCCGAAACGACGATGGGGCTTCGAATAGAGCCGTCGAAGAAGAACTCGCCGAACATCAACTGGGCCGACGAGTACAGTGTCGAGAGATGGGTGGAGTCGATTCGCGACGAACGTTCAGCGAACGAACCTGCAACGTAG
- a CDS encoding DUF4397 domain-containing protein — protein MVDEKDMPTEKARCWMVNGTGRAVDVYVNYADVPYIDDVKPLSIGPELGIDGTADRPYGTYTFEVRPKDDPNGEVLASASVDLTEGDSYSAVLHRVGDFEYRLSIYRNDYSPSTDARFVVRHNSLHEEIDWRISQNGETPRIPDDPRSGTLGRGQWQEATDVTESDYLMEVFVDGEVVTIERDLELEIETTYVCYVVGDPGPLNIPSDNNYEAASDSGVDESKWILVQAFEVYPGGDETDSVGAPQEPVSVSDRNEPITFLYEPVEVTETNAVEAEVGATDPDGFVTGLSIDRVDPPTDGITIVDNSVDRAFAEGGTTTATLRVAADVPPDSYDVRIAANPESLGTEATVTVPVEVERTTVARQYDLVDRYQLSGDIDQPIATDLNALLDDAEAGIDAGETTAACATLKEFLDLLGANKGKGVSETALNDIQPETKALRKHLGCG, from the coding sequence ATGGTAGACGAGAAGGACATGCCGACGGAGAAGGCGCGCTGCTGGATGGTCAACGGCACCGGCAGGGCCGTCGACGTGTACGTCAACTACGCCGACGTACCGTACATCGACGACGTCAAGCCGCTGAGCATCGGGCCGGAACTCGGTATCGACGGCACCGCCGACCGGCCGTACGGAACCTACACCTTCGAAGTCAGACCCAAGGACGACCCGAACGGGGAGGTACTCGCCTCGGCCTCCGTCGACCTCACCGAGGGCGATAGCTACTCTGCGGTTCTCCACCGGGTCGGGGATTTCGAGTACCGACTGTCGATATACCGGAACGACTACTCGCCGTCGACCGACGCGCGATTCGTCGTCAGGCACAACTCCCTGCACGAGGAGATAGACTGGCGCATCTCCCAGAACGGCGAGACGCCCCGAATTCCGGACGACCCCCGGAGCGGCACGCTCGGACGCGGCCAGTGGCAGGAGGCCACGGACGTCACCGAGAGCGACTACCTGATGGAGGTGTTCGTCGACGGCGAGGTCGTCACCATCGAGCGCGACCTCGAACTCGAGATAGAGACGACGTACGTCTGCTACGTCGTCGGCGACCCCGGACCGCTGAACATCCCGAGCGACAACAACTACGAGGCCGCGTCCGACTCCGGCGTCGACGAGAGCAAGTGGATACTCGTACAGGCGTTCGAGGTGTATCCGGGCGGCGACGAGACGGACTCCGTCGGCGCGCCCCAGGAGCCAGTGTCCGTCTCGGACCGGAACGAGCCGATTACGTTCCTCTACGAACCGGTCGAGGTGACCGAGACGAACGCGGTCGAAGCCGAGGTCGGCGCGACGGACCCCGACGGGTTCGTCACCGGACTGTCGATAGACCGGGTCGACCCGCCCACCGACGGGATAACCATCGTGGACAACAGCGTCGACCGAGCCTTCGCCGAGGGCGGAACGACCACGGCGACGCTGCGGGTGGCGGCCGACGTCCCGCCGGACAGCTACGACGTGCGCATCGCGGCCAACCCGGAGAGCCTCGGAACCGAAGCCACGGTCACCGTGCCGGTCGAGGTTGAGCGGACCACGGTGGCGCGACAGTACGACCTGGTCGACCGGTATCAGCTCTCCGGGGACATCGACCAGCCGATCGCGACCGACCTGAACGCCCTGCTCGACGACGCCGAGGCCGGCATCGACGCCGGCGAGACGACCGCGGCCTGCGCGACGCTGAAAGAGTTCCTCGACCTACTGGGCGCGAACAAGGGCAAGGGTGTGAGCGAAACCGCGCTGAACGACATCCAGCCGGAGACGAAGGCGCTCCGCAAGCACCTCGGATGCGGATAG
- a CDS encoding DUF7090 family protein, producing MDYRLAIENAPDTVPGGTGILLLHPSTGETDRIDTDFLKTDTDNFLVISTRTTAREVKQKLDHYDVDESKAQILDTLSIERGYSRRSTDNVHYVSSPDDLDGVREVTERFLETTEGKRRISLDSITEMAYYADESRVRELVQDVLDLLDEHDAVGLFHLSKGVHDEVQVEQYLGMFDAIVDLDRDGNVSTDFEDL from the coding sequence ATGGACTATCGACTCGCCATCGAGAACGCGCCCGATACCGTCCCCGGTGGCACGGGCATCCTCCTCCTGCATCCGAGCACCGGCGAGACCGACCGCATCGACACCGACTTCCTGAAGACCGACACCGACAACTTCCTCGTCATCTCCACCCGGACCACCGCCCGGGAGGTCAAACAGAAACTCGACCACTACGACGTCGACGAGAGCAAGGCCCAGATCCTCGACACCCTGAGCATCGAACGGGGCTACTCCCGGCGGAGCACCGACAACGTCCACTACGTCTCCTCGCCCGACGACCTTGACGGCGTCCGGGAGGTCACCGAGCGGTTCCTCGAAACCACCGAGGGCAAGCGTCGTATCAGCCTCGATTCCATCACGGAGATGGCCTACTACGCCGACGAATCGCGGGTTCGGGAACTCGTCCAGGACGTCCTCGACCTGCTGGACGAACACGACGCCGTCGGCCTGTTCCATCTCTCGAAGGGCGTCCACGACGAGGTCCAGGTCGAGCAGTATCTCGGGATGTTCGACGCCATCGTGGACCTGGACCGCGACGGCAACGTCTCGACCGACTTCGAGGACCTGTAG
- a CDS encoding DUF7119 family protein, with product MSRDERDDRRRADREDGPPREGGSSTREERPPSRGEGPPTDRESPVGQPVVRGDEAVTGRRAQEAKAFDPTDEESVAEAAETVRQFATNTAGDEDNVFMLRGAAACAALVRGAGSYKAAAERAGPEVTVAFIRKWARVHDLPESIRRYVAMGHIAPTAAKHIARVGGEDRFQLAWAVLDGDLTVREVRSVASAVNGGTPVERALSEQGVTPGELTLSLPSDTYRQLRRAAAMEGKEPEEVVADALDEWLS from the coding sequence ATGAGTCGAGACGAACGCGACGACCGTCGGCGGGCCGACCGGGAGGACGGCCCGCCCCGCGAGGGAGGGTCGTCGACCCGCGAAGAACGGCCGCCGTCCCGGGGCGAAGGCCCGCCGACCGACCGCGAGTCGCCCGTCGGGCAACCGGTGGTGCGCGGCGACGAGGCGGTCACTGGCAGGCGCGCCCAGGAGGCCAAGGCGTTCGACCCCACCGACGAGGAGAGCGTGGCCGAGGCCGCCGAGACGGTGCGGCAGTTCGCGACCAACACCGCGGGGGACGAGGACAACGTGTTCATGCTCCGGGGCGCAGCTGCCTGCGCGGCGCTGGTGCGCGGGGCGGGGTCGTACAAGGCTGCGGCCGAGCGCGCCGGTCCAGAGGTGACCGTCGCGTTCATCCGGAAGTGGGCGCGGGTCCACGACCTGCCCGAGTCCATCCGGCGGTACGTCGCCATGGGTCACATCGCGCCGACCGCCGCCAAGCACATCGCCCGCGTCGGCGGCGAGGACCGCTTTCAGCTCGCCTGGGCAGTGTTGGACGGCGACCTCACCGTGCGAGAGGTGCGCTCGGTCGCCAGCGCGGTCAACGGCGGCACGCCGGTCGAGCGGGCGCTTTCGGAACAGGGCGTGACGCCGGGCGAGTTGACGCTCTCGCTCCCCAGCGACACGTATCGGCAACTCCGCCGGGCGGCCGCGATGGAGGGCAAAGAGCCCGAGGAGGTCGTTGCCGACGCGCTCGACGAATGGCTCTCGTGA
- a CDS encoding DUF4397 domain-containing protein, whose amino-acid sequence MTNERPTQDARCWLLNTADRAVDVYVNYRETPLTTIQPTEDQGVFSIDSDANGTYGTYTFEARAEGNLDGEVLASVSVEFTEGDSYSAVFHRSDDATYELSVYENDFSPSDDSRFEIRHTGAPERIDWRLFPKSEADPRISDDERSGSLSRAQWQQAIDVTENDYRLEIVVDGKVVAFRQDLELEANRAIVVYLVDDPKWWMGSDEKEDHIFRQEFQVQSGPDRDDVVTPPAEPYATTDRNQTIQFACRELELYHTNRAETTVEATDPDGIVADLAVGEVEPYSDGFKIPDESVERAYAIGGITTGTLTVRPKVPPGDYDVELVANPEGLGERATCTRSVKVKKITVHRLRNLVDRYREAGEMTDEIAAQLRDSLDDAVVHLDAGELAEACDALKRVVTVVGENKDEGISVAAAVDIETETKAMRKHLGCG is encoded by the coding sequence ATGACGAACGAACGACCGACGCAAGACGCGCGGTGCTGGCTGTTGAACACGGCCGACCGGGCCGTAGACGTCTACGTCAACTACCGCGAGACGCCGCTCACGACCATCCAACCGACCGAGGACCAGGGAGTGTTCTCCATCGACTCGGACGCCAACGGAACGTACGGGACGTACACGTTCGAGGCCCGCGCGGAGGGGAACCTCGACGGGGAGGTCCTCGCGTCGGTCTCCGTCGAGTTCACCGAGGGCGACAGCTACTCCGCCGTCTTCCACCGGTCCGACGACGCGACCTACGAGCTGTCGGTCTACGAGAACGACTTTTCGCCGTCCGACGACTCCCGGTTCGAAATCCGCCACACCGGCGCGCCCGAGCGGATCGACTGGCGGCTGTTCCCGAAGTCCGAAGCCGACCCCCGCATCTCGGACGACGAGCGGAGCGGGAGCCTCTCGCGCGCCCAGTGGCAGCAGGCCATCGACGTCACCGAGAACGACTACCGCCTCGAAATCGTCGTCGACGGGAAGGTGGTCGCCTTCCGCCAGGACCTCGAACTCGAAGCCAACCGCGCGATAGTGGTCTACCTGGTCGACGACCCGAAGTGGTGGATGGGCTCCGACGAGAAGGAGGACCACATCTTCCGACAGGAGTTCCAGGTCCAGTCGGGACCCGACCGCGACGACGTCGTCACCCCGCCCGCCGAGCCGTACGCGACCACCGACCGGAACCAGACGATACAGTTCGCCTGCAGGGAACTCGAACTGTACCACACCAACCGGGCCGAGACGACGGTCGAAGCCACCGACCCCGACGGCATCGTCGCCGACCTCGCGGTCGGAGAGGTGGAACCGTACTCGGACGGTTTCAAGATTCCCGACGAGAGCGTCGAGCGGGCGTACGCCATCGGCGGTATCACCACCGGCACGCTGACGGTGCGGCCGAAGGTTCCGCCGGGCGACTACGACGTCGAACTCGTCGCCAACCCCGAGGGACTGGGTGAACGAGCGACCTGCACGCGGTCGGTCAAGGTGAAGAAGATCACCGTCCACCGCCTGCGAAACCTGGTCGACCGGTACCGCGAGGCCGGCGAGATGACCGACGAAATCGCCGCACAGCTCCGCGACAGCCTCGACGACGCCGTGGTGCACCTCGACGCCGGCGAACTCGCGGAGGCGTGCGACGCGTTGAAGCGCGTCGTCACGGTCGTCGGCGAGAACAAGGACGAGGGAATCAGCGTCGCGGCCGCAGTCGACATCGAGACGGAGACGAAGGCGATGCGCAAGCACCTCGGGTGCGGATAA
- a CDS encoding oxidoreductase, protein MARQGDEAWRAMPDQDGKVTVVTGANTGLGFEATRAFAHKGAHVVMACRDTDKAADARHDIEREGPRGSLEVATLDLADLESVEAFAEEFRTDHEDLHVLCNNAGVMAIPRSETADGFETQFGVNHLGHFALTGRLFDRLRETPGETRVITQSSGLHENGDIDFADLQGERSYDPWDAYAQSKLANVLFAYELDRRLRAAGVADVASVACHPGYAATDLQRRGPEKSGSTVRLWAMKAANAVLAQSAEKGALPMLYAATADAVDGGDYVGPGGFRNMRGLPEIQASSDRSYDRDLAARLWEVSEDLTGARYDLEAAPTAE, encoded by the coding sequence ATGGCTCGACAGGGAGACGAAGCGTGGCGAGCGATGCCCGACCAGGACGGGAAAGTGACGGTCGTCACCGGCGCGAACACCGGCCTCGGCTTCGAAGCGACGCGCGCGTTCGCCCACAAGGGCGCCCACGTCGTGATGGCGTGTCGCGACACGGACAAGGCGGCCGACGCGAGACACGACATCGAGCGAGAGGGGCCTCGCGGGTCGCTCGAAGTGGCGACGCTCGACCTCGCCGACCTCGAATCGGTCGAGGCGTTCGCCGAGGAGTTCCGGACCGACCACGAGGACCTGCACGTCCTCTGCAACAACGCCGGCGTGATGGCGATTCCGCGGAGCGAAACCGCGGACGGCTTCGAGACCCAGTTCGGCGTCAACCACCTCGGCCACTTCGCGCTGACCGGCCGCCTGTTCGACCGCCTGCGCGAAACCCCCGGCGAGACGCGCGTGATCACCCAGAGTAGCGGCCTCCACGAGAACGGCGACATCGACTTCGCCGACCTCCAGGGCGAGCGCTCCTACGACCCCTGGGACGCCTACGCCCAGAGCAAACTGGCGAACGTCCTGTTCGCCTACGAACTCGACCGCCGCCTGCGGGCCGCCGGGGTCGCCGACGTGGCGAGCGTCGCCTGCCACCCGGGGTACGCCGCCACCGACCTCCAGCGCCGCGGCCCCGAGAAATCGGGGTCGACGGTCCGGCTGTGGGCGATGAAGGCCGCGAACGCCGTGCTGGCCCAGAGCGCCGAGAAAGGCGCGCTCCCGATGCTGTACGCCGCCACCGCCGACGCCGTCGACGGCGGCGACTACGTCGGTCCCGGCGGCTTCCGGAACATGCGCGGACTCCCCGAGATACAGGCGTCCAGCGACCGGTCGTACGACCGCGACCTCGCGGCGCGACTCTGGGAGGTTTCAGAGGACCTGACCGGCGCGCGTTACGACCTCGAAGCCGCGCCGACGGCCGAGTAG
- a CDS encoding alkaline phosphatase D family protein, giving the protein MFTGPDESTPVRDPVPERLTAVDLPHGVAAGDVTPRSAVVWTRSDGPATVHVEYSPDPTFSRSRCVNPVAVGEDTDCTATVRLADLAPGRTYFYRVWALRGDGASRLFAAPGDATTGRFRTPPSPDADESVSFTWGGDTYGQGRMPPYQSFRAMEMLDPDFFLYEGDTIYADCESPALPDGNPETVADYRAKYREMRERGTHLRSLLETTSVVSIWDDHEVGNDWAGTVEPRLPAARRAFTEYWPVDDHPSVTGEDARRLYRSFRWGAAAELFILDTRQYRDDNAMADGPEKTMLGDDQREWLKESLAGTDATFALVASTTSLASVSSGADERDSWASGGSETGFEHELRDIVDFVAENVESTVVWLTGDRHFARFLSYDLDDDGDPEMYEALASPIGAAPRDPSDYDPDETFSPTVHYEEGGKYEGGEFYNFGYAVANTDALELGFHDKFGEQRCAVRIEPDADDPLSVNRRHDGG; this is encoded by the coding sequence ATGTTCACAGGACCCGACGAATCCACGCCCGTGCGCGACCCCGTCCCCGAACGCCTCACCGCCGTCGACCTCCCCCACGGCGTCGCGGCCGGCGACGTGACGCCCCGGAGCGCGGTCGTCTGGACCCGCTCCGACGGTCCGGCGACGGTCCACGTCGAGTACAGCCCCGACCCGACGTTCTCGCGGTCGCGGTGCGTGAACCCCGTCGCGGTCGGCGAGGACACCGACTGCACCGCGACGGTCAGACTGGCGGACCTCGCGCCCGGGCGAACGTACTTCTACCGCGTCTGGGCGCTCCGTGGCGACGGAGCCTCGCGGCTGTTCGCCGCCCCCGGAGACGCGACGACCGGGCGCTTCAGAACGCCGCCGTCGCCGGACGCCGACGAGTCCGTCTCGTTCACCTGGGGCGGCGATACGTACGGCCAGGGCCGGATGCCGCCTTACCAGTCGTTCCGGGCGATGGAGATGCTCGACCCGGACTTCTTTCTCTACGAGGGCGACACGATATACGCCGACTGCGAGTCGCCCGCGCTCCCCGACGGCAACCCCGAAACCGTCGCGGACTACCGCGCGAAGTACCGCGAGATGCGCGAGCGGGGGACCCACCTCCGGTCGCTCCTCGAAACCACATCGGTCGTCTCCATCTGGGACGACCACGAGGTCGGCAACGACTGGGCGGGCACCGTCGAACCCCGACTCCCGGCGGCCAGGCGGGCGTTCACCGAGTACTGGCCGGTCGACGACCACCCGTCGGTTACGGGCGAGGACGCCCGCCGCCTCTACCGGTCGTTCCGGTGGGGCGCGGCCGCCGAACTGTTCATCCTCGACACTCGCCAGTACCGCGACGACAACGCGATGGCCGACGGCCCGGAGAAGACGATGCTCGGCGACGACCAGCGCGAGTGGTTGAAGGAATCGCTCGCCGGGACCGACGCGACGTTCGCGCTGGTCGCCAGCACCACCTCGCTGGCGAGCGTCTCCAGCGGGGCCGACGAACGCGACTCGTGGGCCTCCGGCGGGTCCGAAACCGGCTTCGAGCACGAACTCCGCGACATCGTCGACTTCGTCGCCGAGAACGTCGAGAGTACGGTCGTCTGGCTCACCGGCGACCGCCACTTCGCCCGGTTCCTCTCCTACGACCTCGACGACGACGGCGACCCGGAGATGTACGAGGCGCTGGCGTCGCCCATCGGGGCGGCCCCGCGCGACCCGTCCGACTACGACCCCGACGAGACGTTCTCGCCGACCGTCCACTACGAGGAGGGCGGCAAGTACGAGGGCGGGGAGTTCTACAACTTCGGCTACGCCGTGGCGAACACCGACGCCCTCGAACTAGGGTTCCACGACAAGTTCGGCGAACAGCGGTGCGCGGTCCGTATCGAACCCGATGCCGACGACCCCCTGTCGGTGAATCGCCGCCACGACGGCGGGTGA
- a CDS encoding M20/M25/M40 family metallo-hydrolase, with protein sequence MDEDFAARDADFWAFAEKLLGFDTTVGNEAPANRWFRDTLDEMGFETYEWTADAEALAAHSSFPDDPAEIEAADRPSVGGVLEFGDPEAGRTLVLNGHVDVVPAARESWSSDPFDPVWSEGETDDGERLTARGAADMKCGLAACVFAAAHLRDLHADSASDSDAESASNLNGRLVVESVVGEEEGGIGAAASALSNPYPFERDAAIIAEPTELRPIVASEGSVMKRLRLSGRSAHAASRWRGVDVLPYFEEIRRAFMELEAERGETVTHPLYEEFPVSWPVVFGRVDAGDWASSVPAELTAELRIGVAPGETVAEVEAQFEDRLAEIVAADEWLAEHPPAFERFSIQFEPSEIAADEPVVTALQGAMAENGLSDTEARGATYGADARHYIDAGIPTVMFGPGTIEQAHFPDESIVWSEVLTAGEVLAGAAREFLRG encoded by the coding sequence ATGGACGAGGACTTCGCCGCACGCGACGCCGACTTCTGGGCGTTCGCCGAGAAACTGCTCGGGTTCGACACCACCGTCGGGAACGAAGCGCCCGCCAACCGGTGGTTCCGCGACACGCTGGACGAGATGGGCTTCGAAACCTACGAGTGGACCGCCGACGCCGAGGCGCTGGCGGCCCACTCGTCGTTCCCGGACGACCCGGCCGAGATCGAGGCGGCCGACCGGCCGAGCGTCGGCGGCGTCCTCGAATTCGGCGACCCCGAGGCGGGGCGGACGCTGGTGCTGAACGGCCACGTCGACGTGGTTCCGGCCGCCCGCGAGTCGTGGTCGTCAGACCCCTTCGACCCGGTCTGGAGCGAGGGAGAGACCGACGACGGTGAACGTCTGACCGCCCGCGGCGCGGCCGACATGAAGTGCGGACTTGCGGCGTGCGTCTTCGCCGCCGCGCACCTCCGGGACCTGCATGCCGACTCGGCGTCCGACTCGGACGCCGAGTCTGCGTCGAATCTGAACGGCCGCCTCGTGGTCGAGAGCGTCGTCGGCGAGGAGGAGGGCGGTATCGGCGCGGCCGCGTCGGCGCTGTCGAATCCTTACCCCTTCGAGCGCGACGCGGCCATCATCGCGGAACCGACCGAACTCCGGCCCATCGTCGCCTCGGAGGGGTCGGTGATGAAGCGACTGCGCCTCTCGGGGCGGTCGGCCCACGCCGCCTCGCGATGGCGCGGCGTGGACGTGCTGCCGTACTTCGAGGAGATTCGGCGGGCGTTCATGGAACTGGAAGCCGAGCGCGGCGAGACGGTGACCCACCCGCTGTACGAGGAGTTCCCGGTGTCCTGGCCGGTCGTGTTCGGCCGGGTCGACGCGGGCGACTGGGCGTCGAGCGTCCCCGCCGAACTCACCGCCGAACTGCGAATCGGCGTCGCCCCGGGCGAGACGGTCGCCGAGGTCGAGGCCCAGTTCGAGGACCGACTCGCCGAGATCGTCGCCGCCGACGAGTGGCTGGCAGAGCACCCTCCGGCGTTCGAGCGTTTCTCCATCCAGTTCGAGCCCTCCGAAATCGCCGCCGACGAACCGGTCGTCACCGCCCTCCAGGGCGCGATGGCCGAGAACGGTCTTTCAGACACCGAGGCGCGCGGCGCGACCTACGGCGCCGACGCCCGCCACTACATCGACGCCGGCATCCCGACCGTGATGTTCGGTCCCGGCACCATCGAGCAGGCCCACTTCCCCGACGAGTCCATCGTCTGGTCCGAGGTGCTGACCGCCGGTGAGGTGCTGGCTGGTGCGGCACGCGAGTTCTTGCGGGGGTGA
- a CDS encoding potassium channel family protein gives MKRLERAAERVVHRIAETVGDERTATAVERSILALVVANTAAVVLGTVDSIALRYGGLLRAVECFAVGAFTAEFVARVTWRLARGGDRSGLADPHLGVDLFAILPFYVGLATGVGGLGSSSLLRVLRLLKLVRYFDGVDLLVRVLRRKRADLVASAFATTLLWLLAASSVYFAEHEAQPEAFSSIPAALWWAGMTITTVGYGDVYPVTPLGRSLGVVVSLLSLGVAAVPSSILVSGILEETGSKPERCPHCGRRREE, from the coding sequence ATGAAGCGCCTCGAACGCGCCGCCGAGCGCGTCGTCCACCGAATCGCCGAAACCGTCGGCGACGAACGAACGGCGACCGCGGTCGAGCGGTCGATACTGGCGCTCGTCGTCGCCAACACGGCGGCGGTCGTCCTCGGCACGGTGGACTCAATCGCGCTCCGGTACGGCGGGCTCCTCCGGGCCGTCGAGTGCTTCGCGGTCGGCGCGTTCACCGCGGAGTTCGTCGCCCGGGTGACGTGGCGATTGGCTCGCGGGGGCGACCGCTCGGGGCTCGCGGACCCGCACCTCGGTGTGGACCTCTTCGCGATTCTGCCGTTCTACGTCGGACTGGCGACGGGCGTCGGCGGGCTCGGCTCTTCGAGCCTCCTCCGGGTCCTCAGGCTCCTCAAACTCGTCCGGTACTTCGACGGCGTCGACCTGCTCGTCCGAGTCCTCCGTCGCAAGCGCGCCGACTTGGTCGCCTCGGCGTTCGCGACGACGCTCCTGTGGCTGCTGGCGGCGAGTTCGGTCTACTTCGCCGAGCACGAGGCCCAACCGGAGGCGTTCTCGTCCATCCCGGCCGCCCTCTGGTGGGCCGGGATGACGATAACGACCGTCGGATACGGCGACGTCTACCCGGTGACGCCGCTCGGTCGGTCGCTCGGGGTCGTCGTCTCGCTCCTGAGCCTCGGCGTCGCCGCGGTCCCGTCGAGCATCCTCGTCTCCGGCATCCTCGAGGAAACCGGGTCGAAGCCCGAGCGGTGTCCCCACTGCGGCCGGCGGCGCGAGGAGTAG
- a CDS encoding helix-turn-helix transcriptional regulator encodes MQTDERPDGRRPDRPPAMAATDDAAAVRWTALSGFQRDLLVMIKLLDGEGSPSSGTCIMDAVSDYYECSVDHARLYRNLDELVELDLVEKSFIDGRTNAYLLTDDADRVLRKVTQTLEWTCGVQLER; translated from the coding sequence ATGCAAACGGACGAGCGACCGGACGGACGACGCCCCGACAGACCGCCCGCGATGGCGGCCACCGACGACGCCGCCGCCGTCCGGTGGACCGCGTTGTCGGGATTCCAGCGCGACCTGCTGGTGATGATCAAACTGCTCGACGGCGAGGGGTCGCCGTCGAGCGGCACCTGCATCATGGACGCCGTCTCGGACTACTACGAGTGCAGCGTCGACCACGCTCGACTCTACCGGAACCTCGACGAACTCGTCGAACTCGACCTGGTCGAGAAGTCGTTCATCGACGGGCGCACCAACGCCTACCTGCTGACCGACGACGCGGACCGCGTTCTCCGGAAGGTGACCCAGACGCTGGAGTGGACCTGCGGCGTCCAACTGGAGCGGTGA
- a CDS encoding plasmid pRiA4b ORF-3 family protein, whose amino-acid sequence MAAYRFRVKSERSSGTFWRDFEIGGDRTLLEFHETIAEAVGLEEDRLWFFGTDRDYWESPVKYQSPREYGELSSGGAMRWDEDVLDAATVTVAEFGLERWGRICYLFDYVEEWRFYATLDRIDDDRPDATPPAVVGRKGDVDLLRPSNRDG is encoded by the coding sequence ATGGCGGCCTACCGGTTCCGGGTGAAGTCCGAGCGGTCGTCGGGGACGTTCTGGCGCGACTTCGAAATTGGAGGCGACCGGACGCTCCTGGAGTTCCACGAGACCATCGCCGAGGCGGTCGGACTCGAAGAAGACCGGCTCTGGTTCTTCGGCACCGACCGGGACTACTGGGAGAGTCCGGTGAAGTACCAGTCGCCCCGCGAGTACGGCGAACTGTCGAGCGGCGGGGCGATGCGGTGGGACGAGGACGTGCTCGACGCGGCCACGGTGACCGTCGCGGAGTTCGGCCTCGAACGGTGGGGCCGCATCTGCTACCTGTTCGACTACGTCGAAGAGTGGCGGTTCTACGCGACCCTCGACCGAATCGACGACGACCGACCGGACGCGACGCCGCCGGCGGTGGTCGGCAGGAAGGGCGACGTCGACCTGCTCCGACCGTCGAACCGCGACGGGTGA